The nucleotide sequence CAAAGCAAGGCAGTCAGAGGAATTCAAGCACTGCTCTAACAAGTGGGGGCAGAATGAAGTAAAGCAGTAAGAAAGTGTTCCAGTTTTCCAACACCTTCCATCccataaaaaacacacagagtGAAAATAAACAAGGCTTTAATGTGAACAGTTTTAACAGTTCATAGAGTAACTCCAACCCTCTTTGTATCTACCATTTAAGTCAGTGCCATCaatactgtaagaaaaaaagtataaacaTGCATTGAAATAGTAAGCCAGGCCTCAGCTCTGATACTACTGCATACCCTAGTCCCTGTAACACCCTGCAGCAACTGCTCCAGAAGGCACAGACAAGctaaagtttaaaacaaaccaaataaaaacaacaaaaaaggctgtaaaatgCCTGAGCACCTGTAATCTCACAGAAGTAGTGCACTGTGTAACAAGGCAGGTTTAACTTAACTGGTAGTTTTCTTATATCTGCAGAacaattagaaataaaagaaagctgctgctgtaaaCACCTGCCCAGTCACACTAAGTAGCAGAAATTCAGCTGAGGGCCAGCAGGTATCAAGTAGGAGAGGGAACATGCTCAACCCTGTGCAAGTAACCGTGACTTGGGTCTAAGAGGGGTATGCAGTGCTCAGGCAGCAGTCTGTCAGCAACCCTAGTTAAGTAATAGCAGCACAAATGCAGCAAAACTGTCACCTGAATAAGGACTAACAAAAACACCTCAGTTTGTAGCTCTTCAGCAAGAACAGCCACTTCACATGCAGAATCCCTGAGGCCAGTAGTTACAGGCACCTTGACTTCAGCCAGGGAAGCTGACCTATATGCCTCTTACATAGTGGCATTAAATCTTCTAATGATCTTTGAGCCATATAATCAAGTTTGATACAGACTGTGTATCTTGACATTGATTGTGCTGGCACAGAACCTACTACATCTCAGCAGCAGTTGAAGGTAGATTTCAATACCCATCCTGCATTAAGATTGGTCCCTGCAACAacctcagaaggaaaaaagctttattctgcagaagaaaaagctttccttGTTGGTTATCCTAGGCTCTCTTCAGTTCTTGCAGTAATTTCAGTGCAGCTGTGTTCTTTGGTTCAATTTTCAACAAGCTGTTGATGTCAGCAATACTTGATTTGTAATCctagaaaaagaatttttaagtgttagtgcactgaaaatacattttcagtgcCTAAGGCCCTGTAGCACTTGGTAGTAGAGGCAAAGACAACAGGGCTAAACCTGGGACTCCCTCTGCATAATTAATTGATTGAACACCAGCATCAATGTAACTGTTGAAAACACGCTTAAACTAGGGCTGAGAAGACAATTTCACTGTGCACGAGTGGGTTCTGAGTGCAACACCAAGGCAGTAAGTCTGCCACTACTGCCGACAGAATCTCCCCTGGATGTGGAATGATAAAACTGCATAATGTCTAGCTGCTTCCAGCACCTCAAGAAACAAGACCCAGTGCTGAGAAACTCACGAGACCCAAATAGTAAACACTAAGGTAAAGGACAATCCCCTTCAACTCCACACAGGTCTCCACTATTTGATGGCAGGCGTCATCCAGCACCAACCAAATGCTCTACAGGGCATTAACAGGTCCCTAATCTTAGCTTAAAGCTAAAAAAAACTCCTGACTTACCTTCAGTTCTTTAAGTGCTTGAGCACGTCTGTAGAATGCCTTGATGTTTTTAGGATCTAAtctcagagctgctgtgcagtcCTGTACTGCTTCCTTGTGTTGCTTCAGCGTCAGGTAACAGAGAGCTCTGCCATACAAATAGCTGGTTAGAGAGCTTTGTCTAAaagcagcatctgctgctgcaaCGCGCAGAGATCTTAGTTAACCCCAGCACAGGACAAAGCTGGAGTCCCCAAACAATCTCTGTCCTGACATGTTACTTTTTCAGCTCAACACTTGTTTCAGTTAGAAGGATAAAAAGTAGTTTTTCagtctgcaaaaaaaatgatttttacagCAATAAATAGAGCAGCCTGCACTTCAAGGGTGGAGGTTTGTAGCTGTACCAGTCTAGAACATGCCCTGCTTGTCTTGGAAGTACTCTGAGTAGAGCAGCGTGCGCTTTGTGATTCACGGGGCAGCAGACACTACTCAGAATAACGTAGTCCTGGCAGACAAGCATTAAAGGGAGAACCCCCCTAGCAATCCCAAGCTGAGTGTCTCCGGGCCTTTTGCAGCATCTGATCAAAGAACATTATACAATCTACTTGGAAGACTGCACTAGGGGGAACGTGTGTGGGTGTTTTGTTGGTGTGTTTTTTATGCAGTTGTCTGGGAGCAAACCTCAGGCAGCCTTGTCAGATGAAGTACCATGGTGGCTTTTAAAAAGGGCCCAAAAGTACTTGGGCAAAGAGCTGAGGAGTACCTGTTGGTGTAAGCTGCGCATTCCTGATTGAGCTTTAAACTCTCGGTGTACTTCTCAATTGCCTTTTTATGGTTTCCTTTCTTTACGAgttcatttccttcttccttcagaGTTCGAGCTCTCTCTACACCAGCAGCAATCTGGTCTGGAAACGGTGTGAAAGAATACAGAATGCTGTAAAACTGATAAGATCAGAGCAGCCTCTCAGAAAGCACACAGCTCCTCTATACACAGAGGGGAGACAGAGCGATCAAAGGATCCAGCATCAACCAAGCAGGCTGTGGCAGAACCAGCGACCAGGCCCAGGTTTCTGCAGATCTCAGGCTGCAGACACACCAAGCAGGGATGGCAGCCACCTCACTTGCCATCACCCTGCTGAGCTGACGGGCTGTGTGCGGCCAGGGACGTGCTCTCACCTGGGTGTCCCTGCGACGTGCTCCCAGGGGGCACATCTGTGGCgggggctgctgcagaaggagcGTTCCATCTCTTCTGGGCAGAAATGGGAACTGTGGGAATTGGTGGGAGCTTCTCGCGCCAGTTCACACCATCCTTCTCCTGCAGGGCTTTAGTCATTCTGGAAGAGATGGCCGGCGGTCGCTCTGTCTGTTGGCTGGATGGGCCACTCGCTAGGCAGCAGGGTCACTTTATAACCTGGCTCATACCGAGGACAGCATCTCTCCACTAACCCTGTGACATGCATCTAGACTAAACTCCTTCTACAGACAGGGAATTAATGAAAGGAACATCTTCTTGGTAGTAGGGCCAAAAATACCATAGGATGAGGGCTGGGGCTGTCAGTGCTCAGCTGGGCAAGTGATGCATGGGTTATTCCTCAGCCTGGCAAGTAATGAAGTGAATCAGAATTTTCTCCAGGAAGAGAAAACGCCTACAGCAGCCTGTAATCCCTGTCAGCATAGGGAGGCTTATAGGATAGGATGCTGAAACTTGTAAGATTATTATTCCTTTAAAACAGGGACTAGACTAAGCAGAAAGTTCCAGGGAAAACATTCCCAGCCCTCAACAATGTACCGGCAGCTTGGAAAAGGAGCTAAGGGCGTTAGCACACAGGAAGCATGACCAAGCCTGCCCTTCACACAAAGCGCCGGGGCCTCGCTTGTTCCATTAAAGCGCTCAGGACGCGGCTTGCTCCTGGCATGGCTGCAGACACggagcagggctgccagcagccgcTGACCGAGCCGCTCTGCTCCCGAGCCTTCCCTCCAGGGCACGTTCGGCGTTACCTGTTGACACCATCGTGAGCCGCCTGTATGGAGCAGTCGACCTGCAGCACGGTCTTGTAGTCGACGTAGGCCAGCTGGTAGCTCTCCAGAGCCTCGTAGGCTGCCGCCCGCCTCAGGAGGGGTTTGATGCTGAACGGGACCAGCTTCAGCGCGCTGTGAGGGGCGAGACGGTGCCACAGCCTGTGAAACCCCAGCATGAGTCCCCGGATACCTTCCTACAAGGCATCCAATGGGCCTGGTCTGGGAAATACCGGGCAGCGGGATCAGTCTGTGTGTGCACTTCAAGCGATTCGGTGCCGTGGGAAGAGATCCTGTGGCAGCGAGCTTTTTTTGGGCTCATTTCCTAAATGAACGGACTGACTGGCACAAGGCAAAAGAAGGGAATTCCCAAGAAGGCAGCTGTGGGGGCTACCCCTGAAAACTTCACACCACCGATTAAAGGCGAGTGGTGCTTTTTCTGCCCTGGTGCCGAAGCGGTGCAAGGCACCAACATTTACCAGCGGGGGCTGCTTCCAGCGGgcgctgctctgctgctgcagcacccaggggggGTCCAGCGCCCCGGGCGAAAACCCCTTGGGGTGAACCCCCCCTGAGCGAAGCCCCCCTGGGTGAAACCCTCCTCGGGTGAAGCCCCCCGGGGTGCCGTCCCCCCGCTCCCTCGTGGCTCACCCGCAGCAGTCGGCGACGCAGAGGCGGCAGGCGCCCTCCTTGAGGTGGCAGGCGGCGCGGTTGGCGAGCAGCACGCTCCTCTCCTCGGCGGCGGCCTCCCCTGCGCGGCACACCGGGGGGGCTCAGGCTCCGTCCCCGCACCCCCCGGTCCCCTCCCGGtcccctccccggccgcccccggccccgtcccCTCCTCACCGGCGTCCTCCAGCAGCGCCAGCGCCCGGCCGTAGAGCTGCGCGGCCGGCCCGTACTGCCCGCGGCGGAACTCCTCGTTGCCGGCACGGCGCAGGGCGCTGGCGCTGCTGCCCCCCGCCGCCATCCCGGGGGCGAGACCGGGGCCGTGCAGCGGGAGCGGGGCTCGGGGAGacggcgccggggccgggctcaGCCCCGGAGCCTTCCGGCGGCGGAGCGGaaggggcggcggggctgccaTGGAGGCGGGAGGGAGGCGGTGAGGGAGCGGCCGGCCCCGCGGCGCCATGGACGGGGTGCAGCTGCGGAACCCGCGCCGGTAAGGACTGGGGGGGACtggaggggactgggggggacGGGGCTCCGGCGGGAGGCTCCTCGGCCCCGCCGGGCACGGAGGGACGGGGGCAGCGAGGGGAGCCCCGGGGGAGCCGCGCCTCAGCtgcccggcgctgcccggcgGGGCGGGCTCGCTGCCGGGGTCGGGAGGAGCGGGGCAGGAGCGGTCAGGGCGGCGATGGGGTTTGGAACCGGGCGTCAGACCCTGCCCTTTCGCTCCCCTCGGGATCATTTCGGCCTTGTTTTAACCTCCGCGGTGGGACCCCGCCTCTGGCACCGCCGCTCTCCGGGCGCCCTGTGTGTGGTGCCCGGGGTGGGCGCTCGCCTCCCGCCCCTTCCCGcagccgctccccgccgccccccgagGGCAGCTTCCCCGCTGAGCCCTTATCGGGGCcgggcggctgctgctggcggcATTTCGCCACTTCCTGaccctgcccctgcctctgcttcctcccctcAGCAGCCATGCTCGGGGCTGCGCTCGGAAACGGAGCGAGCGGGGCCCACCAGCAGCTTTTGGCTCCGCTGATTaaaaactgagggaaaaaaaaaacaacacgcgTTCAGCCTCAAAAGTCACCCGTGCCTGAAGTAGCGGTCTTTAAGAGCAGCAGTGAGAGCTTTTTGCAGCCCCGTGTATTTCATCTTAAACGCTGGTTGCTGCAGCCACCAGGTCCTGGGGgtcagggcagggcaggctccGGGTTTCTCTGGGTTTCTCTGGGTTTCTCTGTCAGTTTTTCTGGTAGTCTGTGCAAAAACCTTGCTTGTGGGCGGTTGGGTGCTGTTTGTTTGGCAGTAAAAGAGTTTGTTTTCAGGACTATTTCGTATATTTGTAGTGTGTGTGCATATTGCTTTGATAGTCTTCTAGAAATACGAACGTCGCGTTTAGCTGCTTTAGGAAGGTTCTTGGCGAGCAGCTCTCCGGTGTGGTAGAAGTGAGCTGGAACAGGCACGAAGATTTTCTGGTTGCTTTCTGCAGGGAATCTCCCTGGAGGTTgtgctggggtgggggctggTAGGTGAAGGATCCCAGCACCTCGCATTAAAATTACCTCGATACCTACAAGGTATCTCAGCAGCCCCTTAGCAGTGCATTTGAGAGGAACAGACCGAGCAGCATTAAGATCCTCATAGTCAGATAagtttccttcccctccccagttttttttttttcttttcccctaatAGCATTTTCCTACTGGCACAAAGCCAGTATCTGCACTAATGTCCTTAAAAATGGACAAGTCCGATCGGTATTGCCTGCATCCTCCCAACAGATGTATTCCATACATACTATAAGACCACAAAGAAGACGGTGTTCCCTTTTGCATAGCCTTAGTACTTACCTTCCATGCAAGATTTTGAACGTTAGCAGGTCTGTTCAATAGCTACAAGAGACTGCAGTGCCAAGTTGGGACTGACCACCAGCATGTAGATCCACAGATGCAGTCCACAAAGAGGCACTGTGGATCTGTGTGCCTGAATAACTTCTGGTCTCTGTAACTCCCAGTCCTCTTTTGCTATTAGATAACGATAATATTTGGTCTTCTGATCGCATGACATAAACTTATTTGATAATAAACTTTATGCTAGCCTTCCAGATGCTTAATTGtcattatttattcttttgtttcagcagagcccctatttgcaataaaattaaatgtagtCATTTCTCTATTCTTACGTATACAGGCAGCTGAAGAAGTTAGATGAAGACAGTTTAACCAAACAACCTGAAGAAGTATTTGATGTGTTGGAGAAGCTTGGAGAAGGGTATGTGCTCTATTACAGTGGGCCCAAAGTACATTTCTCAAAGGGCAGATGTGTGTGATGGATTTGGtctttgatttttcactttgtcATGATCCTATTGCTGCAAAAGTATGCATTAGTGTAACGAGTGCATTTGGTTAgtaacagaataaatattttgtatgccAGGAGTAAGATGTCTTAATTAAACCAAGCAGTAGCTTATGATTCAGCAGAAGGCAGTCAAAATGTTGTTGAAAAATGGCAAATTGGAGTGCTTTGTGGGAACTCAGGAGGTCTTGCAGTTCATCCCTGGTACCTCTTGTGGAAGATCTGTGTGGTGGGTAGGAAATTCGGTGTCATTGTGCCAGTTGCTCAGGCAGAGCAGTTTGAGAACACTCAGTAAGCGATGTGTTTGCCACCTTAAGCAGTTCATTTGAAAAACTGAGTGGGAATTCTGCCTGGCTGCTGTAAGCAAAGAAGCTGGAAATAAGACAAATTATATCTGACAAGAGCGAGCAGAGCTCTCTGACCAGAGCTGCTGTTCTTAGTGTTGCTTAGCTGGTACCGTATGCTGGAGAAAGAGATGCTGCTTTGGCTGGATTTGCGTCAAAGGCCCTTCCAAATCTATGGGTTTGGAATGATGATTGTCTCCTTTCTGACCATCTCAGCACCCTGTTACATGTATAGTGTTCACAAGCTTGAGGACAGACTGTTTAAGTTAATGTAAAAATACTTGTTGCAGGAGGTATTACTGTTCTTTCCCCAAAGTACATTCTTGCGAAAAGcataacatttgcatttttaaaacagtctttTATTCATTGTTTGCTATTTTGTTTCATAGTTCCTATGGCAGCGTGTTCAAAGCTATTCATAAAGAAACGGGTCAAGTTGTTGCAATTAAACAAGTTCCTGTGGAATCTGACCTGCAAGAGATTATAAAGGAAATATCCATAATGCAGCAATGTGACAGGTAAATGTATTCTGTGAAACCTATCATCAGTATGCAAAGAAAAGTATTGCCTGTGATCTGGCATTTAATCACATAAAAGCGATGATGTTgccttaaatgttttttaaaaggctgGACTTGTACGGTCAAGTTACCTCGTATCAACTGAGTCATGTTAACCCACCATTTGGGTAGTGTTAATTCAAGCAAAGGTAAGACAACGAAAATTAAGCTTGCAGTGCGAGAGCCTTGAGCTAACTAAGTGAAATAACCTTGCGCTTGCTGCTGGCAACGAGCGGGGCGTGTGAGCAGTTCCTGCAGCTGTCCCGACGCGCTGGAACTCGTTGAGCAGTGGTAACTTGATTGTGGGTTAGAGCAGCGGTTCCCGTGTCCGAGGGGTAATGAGTTACACACAGGTTCTGGTGTGGACATAGAAACGCTTAGGAGaagggtttggttttgctttttttttttatttatttattttttttttaaagaggcaTGTGGATGAGAGCCACTAATGCATGACTGCTCTTGCATGTGCATCATCTACATTGTCCTTCACAGGGCCACTTTCTGCCCGTGTGGGTTATAGTGCGTTACAAGCTGTCTGCTCACGTTAGCATGCTCAGAATAACTTATGGGCTGATGTTTGGCTCTCTGGGTTGTTTCTGCATGTTTCTTGTGGGAAAAGATGTTCTATGAGCTTAGCCAGATAAGACCAGGAGCAGAAGACCCCCCCAGTCAAAGTGTATCCTAGGCTAGAagtttaaaatatacaaatttcTTCTGATACTGCGAGTCTAGCCTTATGAAATGCTATTCTGATAGACTTCAGGCAGagaaaaccatttaaaataacTCATTAGCAACATAAAGCTATGGTCCCAGTCACTCTATTGCATTTCACTCTCACTATCTTTAAACGAAGATGACTGGTGGCAGCTAACGAAATGAAACTTTTAAAGAATTTGTTCTTGAAAAGTCTTACTGTGTAACCTGGAAAGCATTAATAGGTGTctccttaaaaagaaattaaatattaacagtGTAAGTCCTAAAATGAGATTTTACAGTTATGAACAGCAGAGGGAGCGAATCAAAGGAACATCAGATTTTCTGTGCAAACATTAAGGAGCACTGACTTTTTGATGTTGCTGGTCTTGCATTTCTTCATTAGGAAATATTTGGCAGGGAATAGAGTAAGTGTGCTTTTATTCTTTAACTTTCATCCCCCAAAATCAGAAAGGTTCTTTCTGTTAGTTTTTAGCTTTGCCTTTCCCAAAGGGCAGATGGTCATTCTAACGAAGTACACTATAGTcaggttgtttgctttttgggcATTCTGACAACTGACTGTATGAGGGTGTTTAAGTTGTACAGGATTACTAAAATACATCATGTTCCTGAACTAAATTGTAGAGACAAGACGGTGTATGTGGTAATGGGGGAATATTCCTCTTAAGAAACCCCATAGCTATTTTCTAGCAAACTTTTGACCTTATTTAATGTTTCCATTTGATTGAAAATGCTCTGCAGCAACTTTACTAGGGACTGCTGTGGTCCATTTCTCATTCCCTTGGTGCCCTGCCTTCTTGCCCACCGTGGTACTGACCTTGTATTAATCTGGGTCTGGGAGCTAAACAAGACTGAATGCTAGCCCTTCCTTATTTCTGTAGGACTaatttttcagacattttaacTCACTGAATCGACTTCTTGGCAGGTTGGTTGAGCACCATAGCAGGGAAGAGGCCTGGCAGGACTGCAATAGCTCTGTAAAAGTTCAGACTGGTTTGGAACGCTTTTGGTCAGGGTTTCAGTGGCACTTTGACTCTGAATTTTTAAAGCCTGCTTAGGGAGTCAGCAGcgtgttttgcttttgatttttcagctgtgctggTCAGTATTTGACCCTTTggtttcttctccctttttcacatttcatagCCCTCATGTGGTGAAGTATTACGGCAGCTACTTTAAGAACACAGACCTGTGGATAGTCATGGAATACTGCGGTGCCGGATCCGTGTCTGATATTATTCGATTACGAAATAAAACTGTACGTACTTTCTCCTTTGAATGTTACAAACGGGAAGGATGGGTGTCTGGCATCTTGAGGAGGCTAAGTAGTGTGTGCACTGCCTTTTGGGCATAACTCTCATGAGGTGTTGTTCAGTGCCTGACATAGCCAGGGGCTGCCACCTGAGATGCAGGCCCTTTGTTCCCCTGAAAATGAGGAAGCTGGTTATATTGATCAAGTTTTGGTTATTTGGATAAAGTAAACCCTTATCAGAGTTTTTGTTAAGATGTTACCTTGGCTTTCCTGAAAACCCGGACTGATTCTGAGTAGCACAATATACTTTGCCTTACTTTTCGCTATCGCAGGGTAAGAATTACAAGTTGTGAGGGGGTTGTGGTAGGTGTGTACATGTATACTGGTTGTAAACTAACTCAACTACGTAGTGCTGAAGATTGCTATCTGAAAACACATGGACTTTTCCATTAGTCAGTATGGCAACCATTAATGAAGGCAATTAAATGCCAATTAGTAAATCTCTGGGAAATACAGACTGAAACACAATTGTGTTCTATCTCAGCAACTGATAGGTTGATAGTaactcttcttttctttagctCACAGAGGAGGAAATTGCCACAATAGTGCAGTCAACACTGAAAGGACTAGAGTACCTGCATTTTATGAGGAAAATACACCGGGACATCAAAGCTGGAAATATATTGCTAAATACAGAGGGACATGCTAAACTTGCAGATTTTGGAGTGGCAGGACAGCTTACAGTGAGTAAAACTAAGATGACTCTGtatactttctctttttaaactgCATATAAGTATTATGTGCTTGTGGAGACTTTAAGACATTCTAAACTGCTTTCTAGAACTTTGCATCAACATAATGGGACGCTAGAACAGCAGCAGATTAGAGCAGAGGTTCCTCTGGAAGCTGCTGTACCGAAGTAATGGTTTGCGATAACATTTGCTGTTTGCTTCAGTTCATGTCTAACTTCTGTAAGCATGCTTCAATTTCCCTTTGCAGTCCTCCATATCCCAGTCTTGCTTAATCTAGTAATATATGTGCGTGCAAGTGACAGATAATCAGCATGATAATTTATTAGCGAATGCTTGTGGCTGATACAATTGCCGTTGTCTGGATCTTTATCTTACTCTTCTTCTCAGGATACCATGGCAAAACGGAACACAGTTATAGGAACCCCATTTTGGATGGCTCCAGAAGTGATTCAAGAAATTGGGTATAATTGTGTTGCAGACATCTGGTCTCTGGGAATCACTGCAATAGAAATGGCTGAAGGCAAACCACCGTATGCAGACATTCATCCTATGAGGGTGAGGGCCGTGGCCTTTTAATATGTGTTGCTCTGTGGAAATGATTTGCTATTATAGCTGGCTGAATAAAATGTCAACATGCCatcttgcttttaatttacagaaaatgatttattttctgtcagctGTTTGTACTGTAGactaaatgaaaaacagttatttGGGAGGGAGAACCTGCATGGAAAGGAAAATCATGATCCTGTTCTGTCAAGACATAGCTGCATCTTCCTATGTTGGGTgtgaagaaacagattttcaacTATATATTCTCCagagttattttttttgcatgcaaGCACAATTTTTTTGAAGACTTAAAAATGGCAGATTGATGCCTCTTCAGGCATATAGTGGCTCAGACAGAAGTGTAAGCACCTAGCGCGAAAAGTTTGATTTGTTGCTCCATGTCCCCTTTGAGCAAATTTATGTATAATAATGGTATAAACTCTGCAGAAGCAGCGAACTTGAAGTATCAGTCATTCTTTAGCACCTGTGtatatttgtgtgcatttaTGCTAGGAGGTTTTAAACTTTGGAATATTTGGAATATTCTTCTATTTACAGGCAATTTTCATGATTCCTACCAATCCGCCTCCAACATTCCGGAAACCAGAGATCTGGTCAGACAATTTCACGGACTTTGTGAAGCAGTGTCTTGTCAAGAGCCCCGAGCAGCGTGCCACTGCAACACAGCTTCTGCAGGTCTGTCTGCCTTTGCTTGCAAGAACATAAGCACTAGAGAAGGCTGCTAGGCACtaggcagtgctgtgcctgttGAGATGCTGGTCTTGTTTCTTGGGTGATCCTGTGCACTACAGATTTCACTAATAGCTGGTTAAATTTACAGTCAACTTGAACTTTTCAGTTCTTCCCCAAGAACCGGTCTGATTTCAGCTTACTGTCTTtctggagtgttttttttttttttttttttttttttttccaaattctcaTCAGCGCTGCCAAGTGACTGTCTCTTAAAACACTAAAAAGGAGAGGCACAAATGAACATAATTGCTCAGAATGGTACAGGTATGGCATTCTATGAAACTGGCTGTATACAGCTATGCTGTTAAGGAGTAAGTAGTGTTTGTGGGAGGGGAATGAGCCCAAGGTTTCACAGCATTAAGTGCCTTTAGAGTGGGATCTTGTTTGGGTGGAAGGCTCCCTCTTGTGTTACAggaatatttgattttttaatttcattttagtaaGGTATTAAGTTGAACGTTAATTTTGATTGGAAGCGGGCCGTTGTAGCAGTGGTTACTGTTGGTTCAGGTGCAGTGCTTACTAACTTTTAATGCGTTTTGTAGCACCCATTTGTTAAAAGTGCCAAAGGAGTGTCAATTCTGCGAGATTTGATCAATGAAGCAATGGATATCAAGCTAAAACGTCAAGAGGCACAACAGCGTGAACTAGAtcaagaagatgaagaaaattcagTGAGTATTTAGTAGCAACAGTACATGAAGTTCAAACTCTCAGTCCCTGCATAATGcttagctgcttttttttttaattttgttcaaTTGCCCATGGATTTGACTTAGTTCTTTAGTTTTCTACTTCAAGACTACTTAACCTAATGCTTGAACCCTGCTCAATCTTTGCATTCGTGTGGGACAGTCAGCATGGTCCACCTAATATTTACCTTACTTAATTAGCTCATAGTGTAGCTGAAGACTTGCGATTGAATGCAATTACGT is from Anas acuta chromosome 16, bAnaAcu1.1, whole genome shotgun sequence and encodes:
- the TOMM34 gene encoding mitochondrial import receptor subunit TOM34 codes for the protein MAAGGSSASALRRAGNEEFRRGQYGPAAQLYGRALALLEDAGEAAAEERSVLLANRAACHLKEGACRLCVADCCGALKLVPFSIKPLLRRAAAYEALESYQLAYVDYKTVLQVDCSIQAAHDGVNRMTKALQEKDGVNWREKLPPIPTVPISAQKRWNAPSAAAPATDVPPGSTSQGHPDQIAAGVERARTLKEEGNELVKKGNHKKAIEKYTESLKLNQECAAYTNRALCYLTLKQHKEAVQDCTAALRLDPKNIKAFYRRAQALKELKDYKSSIADINSLLKIEPKNTAALKLLQELKRA
- the STK4 gene encoding serine/threonine-protein kinase 4 isoform X1, whose translation is MDGVQLRNPRRQLKKLDEDSLTKQPEEVFDVLEKLGEGSYGSVFKAIHKETGQVVAIKQVPVESDLQEIIKEISIMQQCDSPHVVKYYGSYFKNTDLWIVMEYCGAGSVSDIIRLRNKTLTEEEIATIVQSTLKGLEYLHFMRKIHRDIKAGNILLNTEGHAKLADFGVAGQLTDTMAKRNTVIGTPFWMAPEVIQEIGYNCVADIWSLGITAIEMAEGKPPYADIHPMRAIFMIPTNPPPTFRKPEIWSDNFTDFVKQCLVKSPEQRATATQLLQHPFVKSAKGVSILRDLINEAMDIKLKRQEAQQRELDQEDEENSNPPYRNFLLHKNNRQKYEEEDETDSGTMVRASGDETNTIRAVSTLGDGANTMIEHDGTLESQLGTMVVNTDDEEEEGTMKRRDETIQPAKPSFLEYFEQKEKENQINSFGKNVSGQTKNSSDWKVPQDGDYEFLKTWSVDELQRRLSALDPMMEQEIEEIRQKYQSKRQPILDAIEAKKRRQQNF
- the STK4 gene encoding serine/threonine-protein kinase 4 isoform X2 encodes the protein MDGVQLRNPRRQLKKLDEDSLTKQPEEVFDVLEKLGEGSYGSVFKAIHKETGQVVAIKQVPVESDLQEIIKEISIMQQCDSPHVVKYYGSYFKNTDLWIVMEYCGAGSVSDIIRLRNKTLTEEEIATIVQSTLKGLEYLHFMRKIHRDIKAGNILLNTEGHAKLADFGVAGQLTDTMAKRNTVIGTPFWMAPEVIQEIGYNCVADIWSLGITAIEMAEGKPPYADIHPMRAIFMIPTNPPPTFRKPEIWSDNFTDFVKQCLVKSPEQRATATQLLQHPFVKSAKGVSILRDLINEAMDIKLKRQEAQQRELDQEDEENSEEDETDSGTMVRASGDETNTIRAVSTLGDGANTMIEHDGTLESQLGTMVVNTDDEEEEGTMKRRDETIQPAKPSFLEYFEQKEKENQINSFGKNVSGQTKNSSDWKVPQDGDYEFLKTWSVDELQRRLSALDPMMEQEIEEIRQKYQSKRQPILDAIEAKKRRQQNF
- the STK4 gene encoding serine/threonine-protein kinase 4 isoform X3; translation: MQQCDSPHVVKYYGSYFKNTDLWIVMEYCGAGSVSDIIRLRNKTLTEEEIATIVQSTLKGLEYLHFMRKIHRDIKAGNILLNTEGHAKLADFGVAGQLTDTMAKRNTVIGTPFWMAPEVIQEIGYNCVADIWSLGITAIEMAEGKPPYADIHPMRAIFMIPTNPPPTFRKPEIWSDNFTDFVKQCLVKSPEQRATATQLLQHPFVKSAKGVSILRDLINEAMDIKLKRQEAQQRELDQEDEENSNPPYRNFLLHKNNRQKYEEEDETDSGTMVRASGDETNTIRAVSTLGDGANTMIEHDGTLESQLGTMVVNTDDEEEEGTMKRRDETIQPAKPSFLEYFEQKEKENQINSFGKNVSGQTKNSSDWKVPQDGDYEFLKTWSVDELQRRLSALDPMMEQEIEEIRQKYQSKRQPILDAIEAKKRRQQNF
- the STK4 gene encoding serine/threonine-protein kinase 4 isoform X4, producing MEYCGAGSVSDIIRLRNKTLTEEEIATIVQSTLKGLEYLHFMRKIHRDIKAGNILLNTEGHAKLADFGVAGQLTDTMAKRNTVIGTPFWMAPEVIQEIGYNCVADIWSLGITAIEMAEGKPPYADIHPMRAIFMIPTNPPPTFRKPEIWSDNFTDFVKQCLVKSPEQRATATQLLQHPFVKSAKGVSILRDLINEAMDIKLKRQEAQQRELDQEDEENSNPPYRNFLLHKNNRQKYEEEDETDSGTMVRASGDETNTIRAVSTLGDGANTMIEHDGTLESQLGTMVVNTDDEEEEGTMKRRDETIQPAKPSFLEYFEQKEKENQINSFGKNVSGQTKNSSDWKVPQDGDYEFLKTWSVDELQRRLSALDPMMEQEIEEIRQKYQSKRQPILDAIEAKKRRQQNF